The Methanocaldococcus jannaschii DSM 2661 genome has a segment encoding these proteins:
- a CDS encoding ammonium transporter codes for MATADLFANATDIHSIVQALTTLANASDVFFLVVMGVLVFMMQWGFAMLEGGQVRKKNVNNVMMKNMVDWLIGCVAWLFIGGILCSKGFDLSAFIDWWKQILGTNWPNNGLDLASWFFGLVFCATAATIVSGGVAERIKFSAYVLISLIITGLLYPLFVYLGPWGASIVPWHDYAGSLVVHGLGGFLALGAIAALGPRIGRFVDGRPVPILGHNIPMAVFGAFALAIGWYGFNVGSSLALGDISGLVCATTTMAMAGGGIGALIASRNDVLFTANGIVAGLVAICSGTDVVSPIGGLIIGLIAGLQVPIVYKLVEKAGLDDVCGVVPVHGTAGVIGAILTGILGLKIFGGAGGVSLIDQIIGAVFCIIYGTGLGYILAKIVGIALGGLRVSEEEEKMGLDMAEHKMPAYPEETVI; via the coding sequence ATAGCTACTGCGGATTTGTTTGCGAATGCCACAGATATACATTCAATAGTTCAGGCATTGACCACCTTAGCAAATGCTTCAGATGTGTTCTTCCTTGTAGTAATGGGAGTTCTTGTCTTTATGATGCAGTGGGGCTTTGCGATGCTTGAAGGTGGTCAGGTAAGGAAGAAAAATGTTAATAATGTTATGATGAAGAACATGGTTGATTGGTTGATTGGTTGTGTTGCATGGTTATTCATTGGTGGAATTTTATGTTCAAAAGGTTTTGATTTATCTGCATTTATAGATTGGTGGAAACAAATACTTGGAACAAACTGGCCAAATAATGGATTGGACTTAGCAAGCTGGTTCTTTGGTCTTGTCTTCTGTGCTACTGCTGCAACAATTGTCTCTGGAGGAGTTGCAGAGAGAATAAAATTCAGTGCTTATGTTCTAATTTCATTGATTATTACAGGTCTATTATATCCTCTCTTCGTATATTTAGGACCTTGGGGAGCAAGTATAGTTCCATGGCATGACTATGCTGGAAGTTTGGTTGTTCATGGTTTAGGTGGTTTTTTAGCTTTGGGAGCAATTGCAGCATTAGGTCCAAGAATTGGAAGATTTGTTGATGGAAGACCAGTTCCAATATTGGGACACAACATTCCAATGGCAGTATTTGGGGCATTTGCATTGGCAATTGGTTGGTATGGATTCAACGTAGGTAGTTCATTGGCTTTAGGAGATATTTCAGGGCTTGTATGTGCTACAACTACAATGGCAATGGCTGGAGGAGGAATAGGGGCATTAATTGCTTCAAGAAATGATGTTCTATTTACAGCCAACGGAATAGTCGCTGGTTTAGTTGCAATCTGTTCAGGGACAGATGTTGTTAGCCCAATAGGTGGATTAATAATTGGTTTAATTGCTGGATTGCAAGTTCCAATTGTCTATAAACTTGTTGAAAAAGCAGGATTGGATGATGTCTGTGGCGTAGTGCCTGTCCATGGAACTGCAGGTGTTATAGGAGCAATCTTAACTGGAATTTTAGGATTAAAAATATTTGGTGGAGCAGGAGGCGTTAGTTTAATAGACCAGATAATTGGAGCAGTATTTTGTATTATTTATGGAACAGGGCTTGGATATATTTTAGCGAAGATTGTTGGTATTGCATTAGGTGGATTAAGAGTTAGTGAAGAAGAAGAAAAAATGGGATTGGATATGGCAGAACACAAAATGCCTGCTTATCCAGAAGAGACAGTTATCTAA
- the glnK1 gene encoding P-II family nitrogen regulator GlnK1: MKKVEAIIRPEKLEIVKKALSDAGYVGMTVSEVKGRGVQGGIVERYRGREYIVDLIPKVKIELVVKEEDVDNVIDIICENARTGNPGDGKIFVIPVERVVRVRTKEEGRDVL; encoded by the coding sequence ATGAAAAAAGTTGAAGCAATCATAAGACCGGAGAAGTTGGAGATTGTTAAAAAGGCTTTGTCTGATGCTGGATATGTTGGAATGACTGTTAGTGAGGTTAAGGGTAGGGGAGTTCAAGGTGGAATAGTTGAGAGGTATAGGGGGAGAGAGTATATTGTTGATTTAATTCCAAAGGTTAAGATTGAATTGGTTGTAAAAGAGGAAGATGTTGATAATGTTATTGATATTATATGCGAGAATGCAAGAACAGGAAACCCAGGAGATGGAAAAATCTTCGTCATACCAGTAGAAAGAGTCGTAAGAGTAAGAACAAAAGAAGAGGGTAGAGATGTACTTTAA
- a CDS encoding tetratricopeptide repeat protein, with product MEIYNESILWDEYFDALEKRNYEKALLLIDKILEVRESPDVYVRKARILRTLGENDKALEYFDKALKLKPKYILANFLKGALLVSLGKLEEAKEVFLKLCRLEKSDLPVKYVTAFILKKLGEYDYALKIIDKILKKYPKSAIAWAEKGEILYREGKLKKSLECFDNALKINPKDCQSLLYKGEILFKLGRYGEALKCLKKVFERNNKDIRALMYIIQILIYLGRLNQALEYTKKALKLNPDDPLLYLYKGIILNKLGKYNEAIKYFDKVLEINPNIPDAWNGKAIALEKLGKINEAIECYNRALDIYE from the coding sequence ATGGAAATATATAATGAAAGCATTTTATGGGATGAATATTTTGATGCACTTGAAAAAAGAAATTATGAAAAAGCCCTATTATTGATAGACAAAATCTTAGAGGTTAGGGAATCTCCCGATGTTTATGTAAGAAAAGCAAGAATATTAAGAACATTGGGGGAAAATGATAAAGCATTAGAATATTTTGATAAAGCGTTAAAATTAAAACCAAAATATATTTTAGCAAATTTTTTAAAAGGAGCTTTATTGGTAAGTTTGGGTAAATTAGAAGAAGCAAAAGAGGTATTCTTAAAATTATGCAGATTAGAAAAATCTGATTTACCTGTTAAATATGTAACTGCCTTTATACTAAAAAAACTTGGAGAGTATGATTATGCATTAAAAATTATTGATAAAATATTGAAAAAATATCCAAAATCAGCTATTGCCTGGGCTGAAAAAGGGGAAATATTATATAGAGAAGGCAAACTTAAAAAATCATTAGAATGTTTTGATAATGCTTTAAAAATAAATCCCAAAGATTGCCAGTCCTTATTGTACAAAGGAGAAATATTATTTAAACTTGGAAGATATGGAGAAGCATTAAAATGTCTAAAAAAAGTTTTTGAAAGAAATAATAAAGATATTCGTGCATTAATGTACATAATACAAATTTTGATTTATCTTGGAAGATTAAATCAAGCCCTTGAATATACTAAAAAAGCTTTAAAATTGAATCCAGATGACCCATTACTTTATCTATACAAGGGTATTATACTAAACAAGCTTGGAAAATATAATGAAGCTATAAAATATTTTGATAAAGTGCTGGAAATTAACCCAAATATTCCAGATGCTTGGAATGGGAAAGCCATAGCTCTCGAAAAACTTGGAAAAATTAATGAAGCTATAGAGTGTTACAATAGAGCACTTGATATTTATGAATAA
- the glnA gene encoding type I glutamate--ammonia ligase, translated as MNVEQAIEYVKKNNVKFIRFQFVDILGFPKNVAYPVKAGEKGIEELREIFENGVWFDGSSITGFVGIEESDMLLKPDLSTLSVLPWRPEEKSVARVICDVYKDEKTPFEGDPRSRLKAILEELKKEMNGEYFVGPEPEFFLLKRDPHNPHRWVPADDGGYFDVEPLDDAPDIRRDIVLALENLGFHVEASHHEVAPGQHEVDFKFDNALKTADSVITFKMTIKNIAKKHGLKATFMPKPFFGMNGNGMHCHQSVWFNGEPSFYDPEGPYNGLSETCLSYIAGILSHAKALVAITNPTVNSYKRLVPGYEAPVNIAWANKNRSAIIRVPAARGKATRIEFRAPDPTCNPYLAFACMLAAGLDGIKKKMTAPEPVERNIFKMSEEEKKQLGIESVPANLAAALDELECDEVLQKALGKHIYENYMEIKRAEWDDFRTAVTDWETGKYLIY; from the coding sequence ATGAACGTCGAACAAGCAATAGAATATGTAAAGAAGAACAACGTTAAGTTCATAAGATTCCAGTTCGTAGATATCTTAGGATTCCCAAAAAATGTCGCATACCCAGTTAAGGCTGGAGAAAAAGGAATCGAAGAATTAAGAGAAATCTTTGAAAATGGAGTTTGGTTTGATGGTTCATCAATTACCGGTTTTGTTGGTATTGAAGAATCAGATATGTTATTAAAACCAGATTTATCAACACTCTCTGTTTTACCATGGAGACCTGAAGAGAAAAGTGTTGCAAGAGTTATCTGTGATGTTTATAAAGATGAGAAGACACCATTCGAAGGAGACCCAAGAAGCAGATTAAAAGCTATTTTAGAAGAATTAAAGAAAGAAATGAATGGAGAATACTTTGTTGGTCCAGAACCAGAGTTCTTCTTGTTAAAGAGAGACCCACACAACCCACACAGATGGGTTCCTGCTGACGATGGAGGTTACTTTGATGTTGAACCATTAGACGACGCTCCAGACATTAGAAGAGATATCGTCTTAGCTTTAGAAAACCTCGGCTTCCACGTTGAGGCATCACACCACGAAGTCGCTCCAGGACAGCACGAAGTTGATTTCAAATTCGACAACGCTTTAAAGACAGCTGATAGCGTTATAACATTCAAGATGACAATCAAAAACATTGCTAAGAAGCACGGTTTAAAAGCTACATTCATGCCAAAACCATTCTTTGGAATGAACGGAAACGGAATGCACTGCCACCAGAGTGTCTGGTTTAACGGAGAACCATCATTCTACGACCCAGAAGGGCCTTACAATGGATTAAGTGAAACATGTTTAAGCTACATTGCTGGAATCTTAAGCCACGCTAAGGCATTAGTTGCTATAACAAACCCAACAGTTAATTCATACAAGAGATTAGTCCCAGGTTACGAAGCTCCTGTAAATATCGCATGGGCAAACAAGAACAGAAGTGCTATCATCAGAGTCCCAGCTGCAAGAGGAAAAGCTACAAGAATCGAGTTCAGAGCTCCAGACCCAACATGCAACCCATACTTAGCATTTGCATGTATGTTAGCTGCTGGATTAGATGGAATTAAGAAGAAGATGACAGCTCCAGAGCCAGTTGAGAGAAACATCTTCAAGATGTCAGAAGAAGAGAAAAAGCAGTTAGGAATTGAGTCAGTTCCTGCAAACTTAGCTGCTGCATTGGATGAGTTAGAATGTGATGAAGTCTTGCAGAAAGCTTTAGGAAAACACATATATGAAAACTACATGGAAATCAAGAGAGCTGAGTGGGATGACTTCAGAACAGCAGTTACTGACTGGGAGACAGGTAAATACTTAATCTACTAA